Proteins encoded by one window of Candidatus Obscuribacterales bacterium:
- a CDS encoding CHAT domain-containing protein, with protein MNYNNLLSSTRTTMSLLLALSIGLPAVAASGVKTTTTPAAEAVIKASKAPANEEDPTLQYLPIVPQTAETIDKLKKFEAEGEAAFQKHDLDKALSKWQEAYGLSKEMRSSEGEGRALTNMCRLYYDRGQLVRAKELGENALEVLSNSSDQKAIARARVAMAQVYFKQDNHALAGQLLEMAMKSYAELGVDDAPDAAKVMNLAGNLLANTGKLKESIPFFQNSASYYGKAGDYANEITMRTAIAAMYQELGYLVAGEEEANQALTSALASKEPALVVGALATLANCQYNLGEYENALQKYDMAMATQVKLADQLAIAQFQAGYGSTLSALGELETAKTYLENACAILKTKGNALSQATLLNTLAIVETQLGQYQPAFQHFQQALEMQAIATPRRPKLNVIIMQNLAYARARSGDNRGAKQTLTAILPNFKKLDNQFLEGRTYAALGEICLALKETSAAESFIKQGIAISEKIHDDASLWRNYTNLAQIYINQAQIPAAQPLTQQQLQQQQQQIKDALNSAVSFIRSPQAGNFGSAESLNFPTSREDLSYKLVSLLVGQKMAGTAYSVAAQLKEESFISDWKRSQGIVKAADQEIYNDLYKQRIHIHAAEIGSNPTNLVKEWQNWMGRFAQLAAENKPLARLVAPLPLTAQEITRLAQQKHLTVLDYFVGSNSSMVFSINPQGKLAAFSLPVGRKQLESQVASLINASTKPETTATAPASDADKKMLQILGTELMPPNVMATLPKNEDDTLVVIPDAVLLNVPFAALIDNTGKFLVESHTLSMFASAAALVDGASSQDKTAGQNVVLAEPAAGSVVKTSAEVNAVASAFEPENITMLTGKTSLPELEEKSAGNSYLHLATQLTLPANDPLMVEIPVLVNKEKNSPKLSAKQLFQTNLTPDLFVLSGTTVNPKDTRGHAVKVFSRGLNYTGARNVMMSLWQEPVEDRSGQLAEFYKESHGGLSRAKSLRKAQLKGLSRNASPRLWAAYQIWGPSF; from the coding sequence GCTGAAGCTGTTATCAAAGCTTCCAAAGCCCCTGCGAATGAAGAAGATCCGACACTTCAGTATTTGCCGATAGTCCCGCAAACTGCTGAGACGATAGACAAACTTAAGAAGTTTGAAGCCGAAGGCGAAGCCGCATTTCAAAAACACGATTTAGACAAAGCCTTATCAAAGTGGCAAGAAGCCTATGGTTTATCAAAGGAAATGCGCTCATCAGAAGGTGAAGGCCGTGCACTTACTAATATGTGCCGCCTCTACTACGATCGTGGGCAATTAGTACGTGCAAAAGAATTAGGTGAGAATGCTCTTGAGGTTTTAAGCAACAGCTCCGATCAAAAAGCTATTGCGCGTGCACGCGTTGCAATGGCGCAAGTATATTTCAAACAAGACAACCATGCTCTTGCCGGACAATTGCTCGAAATGGCGATGAAATCTTATGCCGAGTTGGGTGTTGACGATGCACCGGATGCTGCAAAAGTTATGAATCTCGCCGGCAACTTATTGGCAAACACCGGCAAATTGAAAGAGTCAATTCCATTTTTCCAGAATTCCGCTTCCTACTATGGAAAAGCTGGTGACTACGCCAATGAAATTACAATGCGCACGGCAATTGCTGCCATGTACCAGGAATTGGGTTACTTAGTTGCCGGTGAAGAAGAAGCCAATCAAGCACTGACTTCCGCACTAGCATCCAAAGAGCCGGCGCTTGTAGTCGGTGCGCTTGCCACATTAGCAAACTGTCAATACAACTTGGGCGAGTATGAAAATGCTTTGCAAAAATACGACATGGCAATGGCCACACAAGTGAAGCTTGCTGATCAATTAGCAATCGCTCAATTTCAAGCAGGCTATGGTTCAACGTTGTCGGCACTTGGTGAATTGGAAACAGCCAAAACATATTTGGAAAATGCTTGTGCCATTTTGAAGACCAAAGGAAATGCCTTATCGCAGGCAACGCTTTTAAATACTTTGGCAATTGTTGAAACACAACTCGGACAATATCAGCCGGCATTCCAACACTTCCAACAAGCGCTGGAGATGCAAGCAATAGCAACTCCAAGACGTCCGAAGCTCAATGTCATCATCATGCAGAACCTGGCTTACGCTAGGGCTCGTTCGGGCGACAACAGAGGAGCAAAACAAACTCTCACAGCAATATTGCCAAACTTCAAAAAATTGGACAACCAATTTCTTGAAGGTCGCACATATGCCGCACTCGGTGAGATATGTCTTGCCTTGAAAGAGACATCCGCTGCAGAATCATTTATCAAACAAGGCATCGCAATTAGCGAAAAAATACACGACGATGCCAGCCTCTGGCGCAACTACACAAATCTTGCCCAGATTTACATAAATCAAGCGCAAATCCCTGCGGCTCAACCTTTGACACAACAGCAGTTGCAGCAACAGCAGCAACAAATCAAGGACGCACTAAATAGCGCTGTTTCATTTATACGTTCGCCGCAAGCAGGCAACTTCGGCAGCGCGGAAAGTCTCAACTTCCCAACAAGCAGAGAAGATCTATCCTACAAGCTGGTATCACTTTTGGTGGGACAGAAAATGGCCGGCACTGCATACAGTGTCGCAGCGCAGCTCAAGGAAGAGTCATTCATTTCGGATTGGAAGCGCTCGCAAGGGATTGTGAAAGCGGCTGATCAAGAAATCTACAACGATCTCTACAAGCAAAGAATTCACATCCACGCAGCCGAAATCGGCAGCAACCCGACCAACTTGGTCAAAGAATGGCAAAACTGGATGGGTCGTTTTGCTCAGTTAGCTGCTGAGAATAAACCATTGGCGCGCCTGGTGGCACCATTGCCGTTAACCGCGCAAGAAATCACACGTCTGGCACAACAAAAACATTTGACTGTGCTCGATTATTTTGTGGGCAGCAATTCCTCAATGGTATTTAGCATCAACCCGCAAGGTAAATTAGCTGCCTTCAGCTTACCCGTCGGACGTAAACAGCTCGAGTCACAAGTGGCTTCACTTATAAACGCTTCGACAAAACCGGAAACCACAGCTACAGCTCCTGCATCTGATGCAGACAAGAAAATGTTGCAGATTCTAGGCACTGAACTGATGCCGCCGAATGTTATGGCGACACTGCCTAAAAATGAAGACGACACTCTGGTTGTTATTCCGGATGCCGTGTTGTTGAATGTTCCGTTTGCAGCTCTTATCGACAACACCGGTAAGTTTTTGGTCGAAAGCCATACGCTTTCCATGTTCGCTTCCGCCGCGGCTCTCGTCGACGGTGCAAGCTCCCAGGACAAGACCGCCGGACAAAATGTAGTCCTTGCCGAGCCGGCTGCAGGCTCTGTTGTAAAAACCAGTGCCGAAGTAAATGCTGTGGCTTCAGCATTTGAACCGGAAAACATCACCATGTTGACAGGCAAAACTTCTCTGCCCGAACTTGAAGAAAAATCAGCAGGCAATAGCTACCTCCACTTGGCGACACAACTAACCTTGCCGGCAAACGATCCGCTGATGGTAGAAATACCTGTCCTTGTCAACAAGGAGAAGAACAGTCCTAAGCTTTCGGCCAAGCAGCTGTTTCAAACAAACCTGACGCCGGATTTGTTTGTCTTATCAGGAACGACAGTAAATCCCAAAGATACGCGCGGACATGCAGTCAAGGTGTTTAGCCGCGGGCTCAACTACACAGGCGCACGCAATGTAATGATGAGCCTATGGCAAGAGCCCGTTGAAGACAGATCAGGTCAACTTGCTGAGTTCTATAAGGAATCGCATGGTGGCTTGAGCCGGGCAAAATCCCTGCGCAAAGCGCAACTTAAAGGACTATCTCGCAATGCTTCGCCCAGACTCTGGGCGGCGTATCAGATATGGGGACCAAGCTTCTAG
- a CDS encoding SDR family oxidoreductase, producing MRSSITKSCQAARGIEIYLKLGPPQESTIEPIMPINGTSLKGKTAVVTGASRGIGKAIALKLAESGANLAICARNLKTLSDVKQECEYFGIKCFAQVADVSSEPAVNDFIQAAIDEVGDADILVNNAGIYITEPITNHSTAGWQSVIDTNLTGPFLMSRALIPLMIKKGWGRIINISSISGKVAEIYGSAYSASKFGLIGLTQALALETAKHGITVNAICPGWVATDMTFNQLNDDQYLTLTNIEQIDSVDVARLSVPQMRFIDPVEVADLVTYLCSDNAKGIHGQALNICGGLSLH from the coding sequence TTGAGATCATCTATAACCAAAAGCTGTCAAGCAGCCCGAGGCATTGAGATCTACTTAAAGCTAGGACCGCCTCAAGAGTCGACAATTGAGCCAATTATGCCTATAAATGGAACCAGTTTGAAGGGTAAAACGGCAGTAGTTACAGGTGCCAGCCGTGGCATCGGCAAAGCAATTGCATTAAAGCTTGCCGAATCAGGTGCCAATCTGGCTATTTGCGCTCGCAACCTCAAGACACTAAGCGATGTCAAGCAAGAGTGTGAATATTTTGGCATAAAGTGCTTTGCGCAGGTGGCTGATGTTTCATCTGAGCCGGCAGTAAATGACTTCATTCAGGCAGCTATAGATGAGGTAGGTGATGCCGACATCCTTGTCAACAATGCCGGCATTTACATAACCGAGCCTATCACCAATCACTCAACTGCTGGCTGGCAATCAGTAATTGACACCAATTTGACCGGACCCTTTCTCATGAGCCGCGCCCTCATCCCTTTGATGATCAAGAAAGGCTGGGGTCGTATTATCAATATATCGTCCATTTCCGGCAAAGTCGCTGAAATCTATGGCAGCGCCTATTCAGCCTCCAAGTTTGGTCTCATCGGACTGACGCAAGCACTTGCTTTAGAGACTGCCAAACATGGAATCACGGTCAATGCCATCTGTCCTGGTTGGGTAGCAACGGATATGACTTTTAATCAGTTGAATGACGACCAATACCTGACTCTCACAAACATTGAGCAAATTGATTCGGTTGATGTAGCCAGGCTTTCAGTGCCCCAAATGCGCTTTATCGACCCGGTTGAGGTCGCCGATCTCGTCACATATTTGTGTTCAGACAATGCAAAAGGTATCCATGGACAGGCCCTTAACATCTGTGGTGGTTTATCATTGCATTAA
- the pgeF gene encoding peptidoglycan editing factor PgeF, with amino-acid sequence MSMQAQSQMDLAAKALIKNDWPLVETDGLTLLYSPLLSQYKTLTHAFTTRLGGQSVEPVNSFNLGKHWDADGARADAIRNRQALCKIFDLPFENLIVPQQVHSRNVAWITEHQDLPETDGAATVDSQFPILLQFADCVPVILFDRTTDAVCVVHAGWRGTAAGISSYAANMLASVLNSQTKNIVAAIGPSIGNCCYPTGLDVKAQLETTTSANSSELISWKNDVPHPDLKAFNALQLYEAGVSEVDVCNRCTSCQSDIFYSHRHSGGKTGRQGALAAIKNRELARCR; translated from the coding sequence ATGAGTATGCAAGCACAGTCTCAAATGGATCTTGCCGCCAAGGCTCTAATCAAGAACGATTGGCCATTGGTGGAGACAGACGGCTTAACTCTTTTGTACTCCCCGCTTTTATCTCAATACAAAACTCTTACGCATGCTTTTACTACTCGTCTCGGCGGACAAAGTGTCGAGCCTGTTAACTCGTTCAATTTAGGCAAACATTGGGACGCAGATGGAGCACGAGCTGACGCTATAAGAAACAGGCAAGCACTGTGCAAAATATTTGATCTGCCGTTTGAAAATCTCATTGTGCCTCAACAAGTTCACTCAAGAAACGTTGCATGGATAACGGAGCACCAAGACTTGCCGGAAACAGATGGTGCCGCCACAGTCGACAGTCAATTTCCTATACTCCTGCAATTTGCCGACTGCGTACCTGTAATTCTTTTTGATAGAACAACAGATGCAGTATGCGTCGTGCACGCCGGATGGCGCGGAACGGCTGCCGGTATTTCCTCTTATGCGGCCAATATGCTGGCTTCTGTTTTAAACTCACAGACAAAAAATATTGTGGCAGCTATAGGACCATCAATTGGAAATTGCTGCTATCCAACAGGACTTGATGTAAAGGCTCAATTAGAGACGACAACATCAGCCAATTCATCTGAGTTGATAAGTTGGAAAAATGACGTTCCCCATCCTGACCTTAAGGCTTTTAATGCTCTGCAGTTGTACGAAGCAGGTGTGTCGGAAGTTGATGTCTGCAATAGGTGCACATCGTGCCAGAGCGACATTTTCTATTCGCACCGCCATAGCGGCGGAAAAACAGGCAGGCAAGGCGCATTGGCAGCCATTAAAAACAGGGAATTGGCGAGATGCAGATGA
- a CDS encoding CAP domain-containing protein: MRRQASQIDPPVRRLGIALLSALALSSNVCFAQHQNIAVASPTLQKMTPIADKTQAPSAPAKPVHPVAKEPQATPKEPGKDEYPTLARMENITFGHANSGLPLETRLNYLEATIFRQSFNTLTPNQRAAKLQETLFGAVEDTHFPGAVGGASPTHPPQTPPAHQAHQAPAHETLMEPATPSGESGAVKTQRQAEQQQEVEGQQAEDQPFYQAQISMDELKIFVLQMINDRRQMQGLSTLSVDETAAKMAQAQADDMGKRNAISHYNEKGENPDQRYTNAGGSDAITECLTLVSDHGKINRLLGMYFLRDLLKRQDDRDAIMSPEATGFGFAAAENHNHNRAYACFELVSKHGLMQPVPKEVNAGDKIEVKGAVFDPYTLDRVTLAWENPNPEALAGADESEEALPYFPPLDFVAYAGKSEKDWSTGIAMLKAAGIVACMAGGMFIPPVALAAPAITMMGNPDPTAEAKPVSDIPVKGGLKMSGPLFNVKIGISNDSKPGLYYLTVWAIPAGGSKAVPISRRIIVATNDHAKGHDKDHNKENDDDKKQEKSHD, translated from the coding sequence GTGCGTAGGCAGGCAAGTCAAATTGATCCTCCTGTGCGCCGTTTAGGCATAGCTTTGCTGTCCGCGCTTGCACTTAGCTCTAATGTTTGTTTTGCTCAACATCAAAACATTGCTGTAGCCAGCCCGACTTTGCAGAAAATGACGCCTATTGCCGACAAGACTCAGGCTCCGTCCGCACCTGCTAAACCAGTTCATCCAGTAGCCAAAGAGCCGCAGGCTACACCTAAAGAACCCGGCAAAGATGAGTATCCAACTCTTGCCCGCATGGAAAACATCACTTTCGGTCATGCTAATTCCGGACTGCCTTTAGAAACTCGCTTGAATTATCTGGAAGCAACCATTTTCAGGCAGTCTTTCAACACTTTGACCCCCAACCAGCGTGCGGCAAAGTTGCAGGAGACATTATTTGGTGCTGTTGAAGATACTCATTTCCCAGGGGCTGTGGGCGGCGCCAGTCCAACACATCCACCACAAACTCCGCCTGCTCACCAAGCTCATCAGGCTCCAGCTCATGAGACATTAATGGAACCGGCAACCCCTTCCGGCGAATCAGGTGCTGTTAAGACGCAACGACAAGCAGAACAGCAACAAGAAGTCGAAGGACAGCAAGCTGAAGATCAACCTTTCTATCAAGCACAAATATCGATGGATGAACTAAAAATATTTGTTTTGCAAATGATCAACGACAGACGGCAAATGCAAGGTTTATCAACACTGTCTGTTGATGAAACAGCGGCCAAGATGGCCCAAGCCCAAGCTGACGATATGGGCAAGCGCAACGCAATTTCTCACTACAACGAAAAGGGTGAAAATCCAGACCAACGTTACACAAATGCAGGCGGCTCAGACGCTATAACAGAGTGTCTCACACTAGTTAGTGATCACGGTAAAATCAATCGCTTACTTGGGATGTACTTCCTGCGCGACTTGCTGAAAAGGCAAGACGACAGAGATGCCATCATGTCACCGGAAGCAACTGGATTTGGTTTTGCAGCTGCAGAAAATCACAACCACAACCGTGCATATGCCTGCTTTGAACTTGTGAGCAAACACGGCTTGATGCAACCAGTACCAAAAGAAGTAAATGCCGGAGACAAAATAGAAGTTAAAGGTGCAGTTTTCGATCCGTATACATTAGATCGCGTAACGCTGGCTTGGGAAAATCCAAACCCTGAAGCATTAGCCGGCGCCGATGAATCGGAAGAGGCATTACCTTATTTCCCGCCCTTGGATTTCGTGGCTTATGCAGGCAAATCAGAAAAGGACTGGTCAACTGGTATCGCCATGCTTAAAGCAGCAGGCATAGTTGCTTGTATGGCAGGCGGCATGTTCATACCACCAGTAGCATTGGCAGCACCAGCGATTACCATGATGGGTAATCCAGATCCAACTGCGGAAGCAAAGCCGGTATCCGATATTCCTGTAAAAGGCGGACTGAAAATGTCCGGTCCGCTGTTTAACGTGAAGATCGGCATTAGTAACGACAGCAAGCCTGGTCTTTATTACCTAACCGTGTGGGCAATACCTGCAGGCGGATCCAAAGCCGTGCCAATCAGCAGGAGAATTATTGTGGCAACCAATGATCACGCGAAGGGTCATGACAAAGATCACAACAAGGAAAATGATGACGACAAGAAACAGGAAAAGTCGCATGACTAG
- a CDS encoding VWA domain-containing protein — translation MTRIILLATISLGLLLPAKAADVKPPCNCEHLVAQKHGTSLTEPTLGMQETVPYQKEPLRSGTQSTTLRSGTESTTLQTGTKGALIQGQVEQEKGPVNILILIDASYSMKEELGGDMQKMDAAKQVLQNALTRIPADVNLGLRVFGHRFEGNPSIDCQQTALLVPLGRGNRRSIIEQMRTVKPYGLTPLTYALRQAALDLTPMQGPKTIILLSDGAETCGGDPCSFIARLENMGIKLKVDIVGLGLRRDKEAKEQLNCIATVSNGKYYDANTAAELIDSVAKSVNTAIQGRVITKVKDSAGIIEVAPEVETKPLGK, via the coding sequence ATGACTAGAATAATTCTGTTAGCGACAATTTCGCTGGGACTTCTCTTACCGGCGAAAGCTGCTGATGTAAAACCACCTTGCAATTGTGAGCACCTCGTGGCGCAAAAGCACGGCACATCTCTAACCGAGCCAACTCTGGGCATGCAAGAAACCGTGCCTTATCAGAAAGAGCCTTTAAGATCAGGCACGCAGTCAACAACTCTACGCAGCGGAACTGAATCCACAACGCTGCAAACGGGGACGAAAGGCGCGCTTATTCAAGGACAAGTCGAGCAAGAAAAAGGCCCGGTCAATATCTTAATACTGATCGATGCTTCTTATTCCATGAAGGAAGAGCTTGGTGGCGACATGCAAAAAATGGATGCCGCCAAACAAGTTTTGCAAAATGCTTTGACGCGCATTCCTGCTGATGTAAATTTGGGTCTGCGCGTGTTCGGTCACCGCTTCGAAGGAAATCCCTCTATAGACTGTCAACAAACTGCTTTGTTGGTGCCTTTGGGCAGAGGCAATAGACGCTCCATTATCGAGCAAATGCGGACAGTAAAACCGTATGGCTTGACACCTTTGACGTACGCCTTGCGCCAAGCCGCATTGGATTTAACGCCCATGCAAGGACCTAAAACAATCATTCTTTTAAGCGATGGTGCTGAAACCTGCGGCGGAGATCCTTGTTCGTTTATTGCCCGGCTGGAGAACATGGGCATCAAACTCAAAGTTGACATTGTCGGTCTTGGATTAAGACGCGACAAAGAGGCCAAAGAGCAACTCAATTGCATAGCTACCGTGTCAAATGGCAAATACTATGACGCCAATACTGCGGCAGAACTAATCGACAGCGTTGCCAAATCCGTAAACACAGCCATTCAAGGTCGAGTAATAACCAAAGTCAAAGATTCCGCAGGAATTATTGAAGTAGCTCCGGAAGTTGAAACCAAGCCCTTAGGAAAATGA
- a CDS encoding universal stress protein, with product MNTILLRIQGPPICLTAADVAIKLARRLNSNIIAQFVIDPHQIMDLEEFSGRGLCGSGVFIDAQQKIAIALQELGGYLMKFFTAVAEGYGIPVEEFVDTGDIFEQIKARSTDASVIMLAETKDNRVLAEKLAGELPCPVIVVKSSSAVDLFESEQTNSSFAHVVTRHLTDMNIKTDTRVTI from the coding sequence ATGAACACTATTCTTTTACGCATTCAAGGACCTCCTATATGTTTAACCGCCGCCGATGTGGCTATTAAGTTGGCCCGTCGGCTAAATTCAAATATTATTGCGCAATTTGTTATCGATCCTCATCAGATTATGGATTTGGAGGAATTTAGCGGACGAGGGCTATGCGGCAGTGGAGTATTCATCGACGCGCAGCAAAAAATTGCCATCGCTTTACAGGAATTGGGTGGCTATTTAATGAAATTCTTCACCGCGGTAGCAGAAGGATACGGCATACCTGTAGAAGAATTTGTCGATACCGGTGATATTTTTGAGCAGATAAAGGCAAGATCAACTGACGCCAGTGTAATTATGCTGGCTGAGACGAAGGACAATCGAGTTTTGGCAGAAAAACTAGCTGGTGAATTGCCGTGTCCTGTCATTGTTGTTAAATCGAGCAGTGCGGTCGATCTTTTCGAATCCGAGCAAACAAATTCAAGTTTTGCACACGTTGTGACCAGACACTTAACTGACATGAATATTAAGACAGACACCCGCGTAACTATTTAA
- a CDS encoding VWA domain-containing protein, with protein sequence MKLILIRQRNQKGVSLTMLMLGLAFVLMPIIGLFAFEIGRVQIAHQELQNVTDAAALAAVATLTCEENTDPSAAHQDAIDTAVNLFKRNSIIGIQLTNSTLGAMNANPAPGEAVLYFEFIDPVTHNVVGMNDPNGKVVKLYSTFGATPAFGPFLGLSNFALRTIAFGAVPSLDLVLCFDTSGSIDDQTPVTFIKRSWDATLGKIVYEVPTGANGPARGKQYDIMLPGPNGTSLNGVQPHIASDAYYNAQLWFSEYLAQYYGVPGLRSLSGGASEAGSPPGNYPPGTAPTYPGWAVFTDVVVNLDGNNTFTSFNGNGYSFPNVATMVEAARGNLENATVFNNSKANTAVAVSPSPGYQQAYFNLAKSKLQPLQDAKSAGQLFIDILNTDTDAHFGFVAFDHQIGSGPTSVETRYAIDDAATYGANTGFPLPVIPLDPAPGARHYPETDAAIASCVPLGGTNIGAAVSKAVDELTTHGRLGSKKAIVLFTDGQPTYGGPLDGDPWGNARKAAVKAKNARVSIYTIGLAQNPDIIPGQTAILNDTNSNETTGGMAAIAGNGGTFSLVTNSGNLRRVFEQIARHLVELVHSD encoded by the coding sequence ATGAAATTGATTTTGATCAGACAACGTAATCAAAAAGGTGTTTCGCTAACCATGCTCATGCTTGGGCTGGCTTTTGTGTTAATGCCTATCATAGGTCTATTTGCTTTTGAAATTGGGCGAGTGCAGATTGCTCACCAAGAATTGCAAAACGTGACCGATGCTGCAGCGCTTGCTGCTGTGGCAACGCTTACATGCGAAGAAAATACTGATCCGTCCGCCGCTCACCAGGATGCAATTGATACTGCCGTCAATTTATTTAAGCGCAACAGCATCATCGGCATTCAATTAACAAACAGTACCCTCGGTGCTATGAATGCCAATCCGGCTCCTGGTGAAGCCGTTTTGTATTTTGAATTTATTGACCCTGTCACACACAATGTTGTCGGCATGAATGACCCAAACGGCAAAGTGGTGAAACTCTATTCAACCTTTGGCGCAACACCGGCGTTTGGGCCTTTCTTGGGTCTATCAAATTTTGCATTGAGGACAATTGCTTTCGGTGCTGTACCTTCTCTTGATCTTGTACTTTGTTTTGACACCTCGGGCTCCATAGATGATCAGACGCCTGTGACTTTCATTAAGCGTTCTTGGGATGCAACTCTAGGCAAAATTGTCTACGAGGTGCCGACCGGTGCTAATGGACCAGCGCGCGGTAAGCAGTACGACATAATGCTGCCTGGACCAAATGGCACAAGTCTAAATGGTGTCCAACCGCACATAGCATCAGATGCGTATTACAATGCGCAACTCTGGTTTTCGGAATATCTTGCGCAATACTATGGCGTTCCCGGATTGAGATCACTTTCCGGAGGTGCGTCCGAAGCAGGCTCGCCTCCAGGTAATTATCCACCAGGCACGGCACCAACATATCCTGGTTGGGCTGTCTTTACTGACGTTGTAGTTAATCTAGATGGCAACAACACATTCACCAGTTTCAACGGTAACGGTTACAGCTTCCCGAACGTGGCGACTATGGTAGAAGCTGCCAGAGGTAATCTAGAAAATGCCACGGTATTTAACAACAGCAAAGCAAATACCGCTGTTGCTGTCAGTCCGAGTCCTGGTTATCAGCAAGCTTATTTCAATTTGGCAAAATCAAAACTGCAGCCACTGCAAGATGCTAAATCGGCCGGACAATTATTCATTGATATTTTGAATACAGACACTGATGCTCACTTCGGTTTTGTGGCCTTCGATCATCAAATTGGCAGTGGTCCGACTTCTGTTGAAACAAGATACGCAATTGATGATGCCGCTACTTACGGTGCCAATACAGGATTTCCTTTGCCTGTCATTCCATTGGATCCTGCACCTGGTGCCAGACATTATCCGGAAACCGACGCGGCGATTGCTTCATGTGTGCCCTTGGGTGGTACAAATATCGGCGCTGCCGTCAGCAAGGCTGTCGACGAATTAACAACGCACGGAAGGCTAGGCTCTAAAAAGGCGATTGTTCTTTTCACTGATGGTCAGCCTACTTATGGCGGTCCATTGGATGGTGACCCTTGGGGTAACGCCAGAAAGGCGGCAGTAAAAGCAAAAAATGCCAGAGTGTCCATTTATACAATTGGTCTTGCTCAAAATCCGGACATTATTCCGGGACAAACAGCAATTCTCAATGACACTAATAGCAATGAAACTACTGGTGGCATGGCAGCTATTGCCGGTAATGGCGGCACATTTAGTTTGGTCACCAATAGCGGCAATCTGAGAAGAGTATTTGAGCAAATTGCCAGACACCTGGTTGAACTTGTGCATTCTGATTAA
- a CDS encoding tetratricopeptide repeat protein has translation MYYLLYSNKRTLFLLACMSFGLWMSAKANPTNPEAQAAFSQGRSLMETRAYPQAVESLNRAVYMAPSDIDARRMLGLALIRSERFNEAAQIYLDVTKMTGSDAMDRYWLGEAYLHANRRTEAAAALAEAVKLDPQLSIAHGRLAETYMANKDMEKAKQACTEGINSCRDAQVRGQLASLLKVVSKPTNLPAMLDRIDRSVKEQPQGGFKK, from the coding sequence ATGTATTACCTTCTGTATAGCAACAAGCGGACGCTGTTTTTACTTGCCTGCATGTCGTTCGGTCTTTGGATGTCGGCTAAGGCTAATCCAACAAACCCTGAAGCTCAAGCAGCTTTCAGTCAGGGACGCTCCCTGATGGAGACACGTGCTTACCCGCAGGCTGTCGAATCTTTGAATCGAGCGGTCTACATGGCGCCTTCAGACATTGATGCTCGCCGCATGCTCGGTCTTGCTCTTATTAGATCGGAGAGATTCAATGAAGCAGCCCAAATTTATTTAGATGTGACCAAAATGACGGGCAGTGACGCTATGGACCGTTATTGGTTGGGCGAAGCTTATTTGCACGCCAATAGACGTACTGAAGCTGCTGCAGCTCTTGCCGAAGCAGTGAAATTAGACCCGCAATTATCAATTGCTCATGGTCGTTTGGCTGAGACCTATATGGCAAATAAGGATATGGAAAAGGCCAAGCAAGCTTGTACTGAAGGCATCAATAGCTGCCGTGACGCGCAAGTACGAGGACAATTAGCGAGCCTGCTCAAAGTAGTAAGCAAACCAACTAATTTGCCTGCCATGCTCGATCGCATTGATCGCAGCGTGAAAGAACAGCCTCAAGGGGGATTTAAGAAGTGA